GACGGGTGGTGGCATCCAGGGTGGCAAATAATTGATCTGCGGTATAAACTTCGGCATTAGTCAGGGTATTGAGCAAGGTGGATTTACCCGCATTCGTATAGCCGACAATGGCGATCGCCGGAATTTCCCGATGTTGCCGTTGATGACGCAACCGGCCTCGATGGGCTTGCAGTTGGTTCACCTCCCGTTGCAACCGCGATAAGCGCCGCGAAATCACTCGTCGCTCAGTCTCTAACTTGGTTTCCCCTGGGCCTCTGGTTCCAATACCACCGCCCAACCGGGACATCATTTGACCGCGCCCCGTTAACCGAGGCAACATATATTCCAGTTGAGCCAATTCGACCTGAAGCTTCCCGGCACGGGACTGGGCCCGTTGGGCAAAGATATCCAAAATTACCTCAGTACGATCTAAAACCCGAATGCCAATTTGAGTTTCCAAATTTCGGATTTGAGCGGGCGATAAATCCCGGTCAAACACCACTAAAGTCGCGCCTAGGGTTTGAGCCGTTAACGCAATGTCCGAAACCTTACCTTTACCGACAACCGTTTGCGGATGGGGCTGCGATCGCTTCTGCTGAATCGTCTCCAAGACCATACCGCCAGCCGTTTCCACCAGTCGGGCTAATTCTTCCAACCCTTCCGAGAACCGTTCCGGACTCAGTTGATCTACGTGCAGACCCACCAATAACACCCGGTCTTGCTGGGAATCAACATCTTGAGCAACCGCTTCTTTGCGAAATTCATTCTCTAGCTCTTCCACCAAGTCTAGAAAATCAGAATCGGTCAATTGCTCCAAAGTCACGGGAGGAGAAAGAATCCAATTCAGTTCGGGATCGGCAATTAAATGGGCGAGATAGGCGGATTTCACATATCCCGTTGCCCCTTTACCCCGACGATAAGAACCGCCACCACTGAGGGTTAACACCGCCAGAGCATCTAACCGTTGCAAAGCCATAGCTGTCAGGGTGGACTTATTGGGAGGACTCTGTTTGAGTTGTGTGGCAATACAGCGAATCCCGCTCAGTCGCTCCATGCCATAGCGGGGCAGTTCCAGGGGGGGGATCTGAGTTTGGTGGGGACTGCCGACACCTACGCGAATCACCTGGCCGCGACGGTTAATGTAGCTACAGACGGGTTGATTAATATCTGAGCTGATGGCAGCAACGCGCTGGGCAAACTCGGACGTGGTTAGGCGATCGCCCGGTAGCCGTTGATGATACAGCCGTTGCAGTTGTTTCAGTTGACTCGGCTTCAATCCTTGAATGTTGCCGTAGATGGTATCGATAGGCTCTCTCTCCCTGAGCAGTTGCACAAGATTAAATAGATATTACCTCAAAAGGTATAACACAATTGTAGTATGGAGTTCTATCAATTAACAATTAACAATTTTCATGTCGGCGACAGCCGAAACAATTAACAATTAAGAGGTTAAAAGCGAGCAAGATGCTCGCACTACCATCCTCCCCATGTTCCCCATCTCCCCTCCCCACTATCTCCCTAAACGAACCTCAATCACCTGTCCGGGTTCAACAATGGGGGAGGTGAGGCGATCGGATTGTCCTTGAATGGGGAAAGCGCCCTCAGATCCGAGAACCAGGGCTGTAGCTTGAAAACGACTCTGTTGCCCTTGGGTTTGAAATTGTCCAATTACGGGAGTTCCCACCGGGATCAGTAAACTCCCCTGGCGATCTGTGATGGCTTCATGAACAATTAACACTTCTTGCAGGGGCATACTGGAACTGAGATAAAGGCTCTCCTGACCTGGATATCGTAATTTTAGGCGTATTCCGCCAGGGAGAACGGAGTTGGTATTCTCGGCGATTCTCCTCCGTGAATTTGACGAGGGAAAGTCTTGCCCAAATTCAATGACAGGAATCACCGTAGAGCCGATGGGAGGGAGATCTGAGGTAGGGGCAGGGGTTGGAGATGGCGATCGCCGCCTCATGCCGACTAAATCTGGTGTTGTTTCGACGGAAGCTGGTTGGGTGACGAGGGAAGCGGCTGAGGCTCCGGGGGTGGGTTCTTCTGTCTGGGTGGCTGGCGGTTGGGAACGGGGAAACAGGTCAGGAACCGACACTAGAGGCTGATTAGCTGGCGGTTCAAACCTCCCTGGTGGCAGATTCAGGACTGATGTTGAGGGATCTTGAGTCATCAACGGACGGATCGCCATTTTGTACAGTCCGGCTGATGTGGGATAGGATTCGATCGCTACGGATTCCGGGGCTAACCTCACTCCAGGAGATAAGTATAAAATTAACTGTGTTTGATTGGCGTTTGAACGCTCTAAGGAAATTTGCTGAACGGCTCCAGAGTAACTATTTTTTTCAATTGGTACTTGAATTTCCGTATTGGGTAATTCTATAATAACTCTGAGGGGATTCTCGAAAACGAAGTACCGAGGTGAGATCTCTCCTGCAAGGGTTAACTCTAATTCGGTTTTCAGGGGGTCATATTGCCATTGTCTGAGTTCCCCAGCGAGGGAGGGACAAGCCAAAAACGATAAGGCGATCGCTCCGAGCCAACCTAACCCATTCACAGTCATTTTCATTTTAGATACCCATGCCTGTATTCTAAATTCTTTGATTGGTCTGTAATTCATATCACACCTTTGCAGCAAAAAAATCACAAGTTGACGATGGTATCATCACATCAAGATTTCATGAATTCTTAGATACTAATAGATAGACCTGCGTAATCCTAGGGGGGGAACGATGCTATGTACCTGTACGAACACGACGCGACCACCACAACCCATATTGGACGGATGAATTTCTCTGAAGGACTTAGCTCCTGCTCAACCCCCAATGTTCATAAAAGACTGGTAAAACGCACCCAGCAATTGGCCCAAGCTAACTTAGAGTTAGCGGATGAAGTCGCCAAGCGGAGACAAGTGGAAGAAAACTATCGCTCCATGTTTGAGAATGCCATGGAGGGCATGTTTCAAAGTACCCCAGAAGGGGAGTTAATCAGTGCGAATCCAGCTCTAGCTGAGATTTATGGTTATTCTAGTGTAGAAGCCCTGAAGTGTGAGGGAATTCAAGTAACAGCTTTTTATGTAGACAAAGACCGCCGCCAGGAGTTCGTTGAACAATTAACGAAGCAAGGACGGGTACGCGGTTTTGAATCGCAAATTCGCCGACTGGATGGCCAAGTGATTTGGATTTCGGAAACTGCCAGGGAAGTGCGGGATGCAGCCGGAGTCCTTCTCTATTATGAAGGCATGGTTCAGGATATCACCGATCGCAAACAGGCGGAATTAACGATCAAAGAGTCAGAATCATCTTATCGCCAACAGTCCGAAGCCCTGCAACAGGCTTTAGACCAGGTACAACTGGCCCAAAGTCAATTGGTGCAGCAGGAAAAAATGTCGGCCTTGGGTCAGTTGGTTGCAGGAGTCGCCCATGAGATTAATAATCCTGTCAGTTTCGTGTGTGGGAATTTGACCCACGCGATCGCCTATACTCAAGATTTATTAGAGTTAGTTGAACTCTACCAAACCCACTATCCGGAACCGGTGGCTGAAATTAAAGAGGCCGAAGAAGATCTAGATGTAGAGTTTTTAGTCGAAGATTTACCCCAAGTGCTGACTTCTATGGAAGTGGGAGCCAACCGCATTAAGCAACTGGTTCGCAGTTTGCGCCATTTTTCTCGTGCTGACGATCAAACCCTGCAACCGGTGGATCTCCATGAAGGTTTGGATAGCACCTTAATGATTTTACATAATCGCTTAAAAGCCAAGGGCAATCAACCAGAGATTGTCATCGATAAAAAGTATGGTGAAATTCCCCAGGTAGTGGGATATGGGGGACAACTCAATCAAGTTTTCATGAACTTGTTAAGTAATGCTATTGATGCGATTGAAGAAAAGCTCGAACAAGGCGGTTATGCTACGGAAAATCCCCAAATTGAGATTACCACTAGCTTATCCTCTGGCGATCGGGTGGAAGTTCGCATTGCTGATAATGGAACAGGTATGACTCCAGAGATTCAGGAGCAAGTGTTTAATACCTACTTTACCACCAAGCCTCTGGGCAAAGGCACAGGATTGGGACTATCCCTAAGTCAACAAATTATCAATGAACGCCATAGCGGACAGTTGAGATGTGACTCTCAACCGGGTGAAGGAACCACATTTATTATTGAGCTGGCAGTTCAATAACAGTTTGTTTAACCGATTACCCATTACCCGTTATATCGCTCTTGTGCCCAAGGTTCCCCGCGACGATGATAACCATTGCGCTCCCAAAACCCTAGCTCTTCATGATCGAGAAATTCTAACCCATGAATCCACTTGGTACTTTTCCAAGCATACAGATGGGGGACAACCAGGCGAACGGGGCCACCATGGTCTGCGGGTAAGGGTTCACCAAAGAGGGTGTGGGCAAAGAAGTTATCTTGGTTTAAGAAATCCTCCAGAGTCAGATTGGTGGTGTATCCTCCATAGGCATGTTGCATGACATGGGTAGCTGTTGGGTCAAGGTCGATCTGTTGCATGAAGTCAACCACTCGAATCCCACGCCACTTTACATCCAGCTTTGACCAGCGAGTAACACAGTGAAAGTCTTTCGTAAAGTCTTTTTGGGGCAAGGCCATCAAGTCAGAGAAGGTGAAGGTTACTTCTTTGACCAATCCCCATACCTTTAATTCCCAGGTCTTGGCAGTCACTTCCGGCGTTTCCCCATAGGTGAGAACTGGAAACCCCTTGCTCAAATATTGTCCAGGTGGAGTGCGATCGCTCACATCTGGATCGGGTTTGTGAAAAAATTTACCAATTGCCATACCACAAAGCGTTAAGAGTTGTCTTGTCTATCATCATAATTAAGAATGGGTGACCTAATGCCACCCATTCCCAGACCTTTCCCTGACGTTAATGGGCACTTTATTCTTCTTCTTCATCCTCATCAGAAGGATAAACAAAATTGGATCGTCCCGTAAGGATGGACTTACCCAGAGACATGGCTTTCTGGGCTTCGAGTGCTGCCTTGCGTTTCCAGACAGCGCGACGCTGATTGCGTTTGGTTTTAGAGGTTTTCTTCTTGGGAACAGCCATAGGATGTCAGAGACCCTCTTCAGAGGGTGATTTTTCCACAACCTTTCAATTATAAGGTAAAAATGAGCTTTGGCCAAGGCAAACAGGGCTAGAGAAATTGGCGTAAATCGAATTCTGAGGGTGACTCTTGGGGATGCCGTTGCTTGTGCAACATCAGGGGCAGATGATGGGTAATATCAACAATGCCGCGTAATTCATCTTCTAGGATTTGTAGCCCCCCGTTGGCATATTCTTCGACAATTTGAATTTGCCGAGCGATCGCCTCTGGGGAGGACAGGGAAAGTACGCTGACATCCTCTGTTTTGGCGATCGCCAACAGGCGAATGGTGCGATCGTATCCTCGCGATCGAAAAATCTCCCAGGCAATGGGAGCAGGCTCCTTGGCAATGGTGTCATTGAGGGGAATAGCTTGATTGCGCTGATAGCCCAGGGAAGCCGCAAACATCACCACATCCGCATAGGTTTCAAACGGCGCATTATCCTCATCAGACTCAACCAACCGCTTGACCAACTCCCCCTTATCTTTTGCTAATCGAATGCGGTATCCTGCCATCCTCCTCCCCTTGATTCAGAAAGTTATTGGGGACGAAGTTCGCCCCAAGGATGTCTTATGCTTTCTGAAACCCTAAACCATTTTCTTGAGCGTAGCGTTCCATAAAGCGCATAAACCGATCCCACTCCGCCTCTCCCTGCATCAGCAAGAAGGCTTCTACCGTGGTGGGTTTACCATCAATAAACTTAGCCGTCACTTCCCGACTGACCAATTCTCCTTCTTCATCAATCAGGTGCAACCCAGTCACTTCATCGGTATTGCCTTCCTTAAAAACAGTGGGATCGGAAAAAATAAAGGTTGCTGTACCACTACTTTTATCTTTAGAACGGGTCAGACGCACTTCTGGAACATCTTTTTCTGTGATTCCTTTGGTTAACTGAATTTCTGCCATATTTTTATGATTTAGTGTAATTCCAATGGATTGAAGGTATTTTACTATCATCTCAGTCCCAGGGAACTTGTGCAACTATAGGGCTGGGCGTTGGTGATGGATTAGGGTCGGATTAATTCAGCTTTGACTCGCGATCGCTTTAATTCTCGCACTAAACGCTCTGCTTGATGTAGATAGAGCCGCTTCGGTAAGATGTGGGGCAAGTGATTCATCAACTCACGAGCGCTACTTAAACGATATCCAGCAATCCGAGCAATCACATTAGCGCCATCAAAAGCCGAATCCATGCTCAAGGCAGAATTGATACGAACCTGAAACGTCGGGGAAGCGATCGTTCCTTGCTCAATCCGTTTTAAGCCTTCAATGGCAGACAATACCACAATGCGATCGCCCACTGTCAGCAGCAGATCGTCAGAAGGCATCAAGGTTGCCGTCTCTGTTGATGTTTGATGAAGAACCACCACCACCCCATACCCATAAGCCACTTCACTAATCAGTAATCCATGTAACGTATCAATCGGTTCAATTTGATATTCCGTGACTAAAATGGTTTGATGATAGCGAAACAGACTAATAATATTTTCACCAAAGGCGGCTCCTGCAAAGGCTTCTGCTGCCACTTCATAGGTTCCCAAAATTTGCACATTGGTGAGTAAATGACTTAAATATCGGCTTAAGCCTTGGCCATACGTGCCAATCACCAAATGAGTGTTCGGATTTAACCGCCGAGCCATAAGAGCAATTTCCAGATTCAACATTTCGTTATCTGTGGTAATAATCACACTTTTAGCGGTCATTACATTGGCTTGGGTTAGGCTTTCAGTTAAATTTCCGACAACTAGGGGAATATGGGGGAATAAACTTTGATCGAAATGGGGATTAAAGGGAATAGCGACGATCGCTTGTTCTAGATTCTCCAGGAAACTCGCCACTTGTTGACCGAGGTGATCGAGTCCCACTAAGATTAAATGATCCGTTTTAGGAATGGGAGGACGGCGACGCAATAATTCAAATTTAGAGGAAAGAATTGCTTCAGTGAGCAGAGCATACAGGACTCCCACAAATGCAGTACCCACCAATGTGAGGGTAAAGGCAAATAACTGTAAACCTGGAGGAATTTTAGCGACGGGTTCCAATTCGCCAAACAATTCTCCATAGTCTCCGAGTAAAAGAATTCCTGTGGCATAAAAGGCATAAAGCCAGGTTGTGTTGGGATAGTAAAATCTAAATAAAACTGTTCCTAGGATTAATAAAAAAGCGACAATAATACCATTGATTATCGCGACTTTTCGTACTCCACTGATCAAAAAAATAGTTTTAAATTTTTGCCCTTGCAACTGCCAAAAATTTAAGTTAAAGAGTTGTTTTTGCACCAAGTAACTGAATCTTGAGCCGATTGTTTGAGGCCTTTCTGCTTCAGACCCATGCCTCCTAAATTTGGGGTCGGGTCGATGATCGGTCAGTGAAAACTTTTCCACGACTTCTACATAAACCACTGTATCTCCTGGCTTGACAATTTTTTTGGGATTCCACTGATAAAAAACCGGCGCTAACCCCGGTCTAGGGAAATAAAACAACACCCGTCGCTTACTGGTATTGAGGTCTTGAAGCGATCGCGTGTTACACCATCGATGACCCTCTTCTAGTCGATGGGCAATCACTTGCAGATTTTGACCCTCTAGCTCAAAAAACCCCAAGGTTTGGGCCCCCAAACCCGCTAAACCAAAGGCACTGGCGATCATTTGCGTCGGTTCAGCCGCAAAAAAATTACCCAACTGTTCGCTCAACAGTTGATTCAAATTATGGGCCGCAGAACGCACGACAATTCTGACGCTGGGATTCAGTTGCCGTACTGCTAAAGCGGTTTGGGCGTTTACTTCTTCATCCCTGGTGACAATTAAAACTGTCCGACAGGTTTGAATTTGAGCTTGTTCGAGAATGTGCAGTTGCCGACAGTCTCCCACAATTAATGTATCTAATAATTCAGGAATTTTCGGTAATTCCCATTCAGCAGGAGGGATTTTTTCAATACCACTGACAACGACTCCAAAATTCTTCAGAGCAATCACACATTCTTGACCGAGACGACCTAAGCCACAGATCAAAAAGCGATCGCCATTTAACTCTGGAGCATTGGCTTCTGGGGGAGTCGGTGAAAGAGTTGACATAACCTGGTTTCTCGCTTAAGAACTGGGAAACAAGGAACAGGGGTTCACTGAAATATTGTTCAGAGTTCCCCCAGTGCGTGTTGCACTTGAAAGATGACGGTAGACCAATCTCCGGGTTGGGTTTGGCGAAATAAGCGGACAGTAGGATACCAAGGACTATCAACGCGCACGAGCATCCACCGCCAATCGCAGCTAAAATGTAGCAGTATCCACGTGGGTTTGCCTAATGTTGCGGATAAATGGGCGATCGCCGTATCCACAGTAATCACTAAATCCAGTTGCCGGATGATTTGCGCGGTGTCTAGCAAGTCCTCACAGTCTGAGGGGAACGGCTGGATGGGGGTTTGCTCTAGTTGTAGCCGATCTCCCTCTGAGAGGTCTTTCTGAAGACTATAAAATTGTACATTTTCGCAATTGAACAGAGGTGTTAAGTCAGAAAACGAACAAGTTCGTAAATAATTATTGGGATGTTCCCTGTTACCTTGCCATGCTAACCCTACTTTCAGTTGACCTGGCGTTTCTGGGAGGATCGAATTTTGAGAAAGATCCGGTAAAGTAAACGGAAGCGGGGCTGGAATGGTTTGTAATGAAGTTTTGCTCAGGTGAGGCAAACTCATTAAGGAGGCATGTTCATCAAAAGTAGGTAAGGTCTCTTCCCTGGTAACAATTTGCTCAACATGGGGCAAGGTGGCAAAGAGACGCTTTAGAGGTGGACGACATTCGAGGATAATTTTGGCTCCCTGTTCCTTCACCCAGGGGAGATAGCGGATCATTTGTATCATGTCCCCTAAGCCTTGTTCGCTATAGAGCATCAGGGTTTTACCGGCTAGGGGTTCGCCATTCCAAGAGGGTTGGGTGAGGTTGCCTGCGGTGAATTCTTCGGTTTTCCAGCGCCATTCATATTCACTAAACCCTTGTTCGAGAAAACCGAGACTCAGCAGCGCAAAAGCAAGTCCCGTATGTGCTTTGGGTTCTTCGGCGTTGAGTTTGAGGCATTTTTGATAGGCAAGGATGGCTTCGGCGATCTGTCCTTGTTGGATGAGGGCATGGCCGAGAGTACAATAGGCTTCGGTAGAGTTGGGGTTAGCTTGGAGAGCGCGATGGTAATAAGCGATCGCCTCCTGACGACGGTTTAGGTTAATTCCGGTAACTTGTTCCTGCTCTTGTAGGGTATTGCCCAAATTAAGTAGCGCTTGGGCAAAGTTAGGATTGAGATTCAAGGCTTGCTGGTAGTAGGCAATGGCGCGATCGAAGTCTTGTTCAGCTTTATAGAGATTACCGAGATTATAGAAGCTTTCCACCTGATTGGAGTCAATGGCGATCGCCTGTTCATAAGCGCGTTTCGCTTCTTCCACCTGATTCTGTTGATGGTAGAGTAACCCCAGATTGCTATACGCCCCAGCATGACTCGGTTGTAACTCCAAAAGAGTTTGATAACAGGCGATCGCCTCTTCTGTCTGTTGGCTGGCACTTAAGGCATTACCTAAGTTAAACCGCGCTTCAATAAAGTTCGGTTTCAGGGCGATCGCCCTTTGGTAACAGGCGATCGCTTCTTCTAACTTTCCCTGTACCCGTGCCACCATCCCCAATAAACACAGCACATTGGTATTCTCTGGTTCCTGGCGCAAAATTTGCTCATATACCCGTTCTGCTTGGGTATATTCTCCCTGTTGGTGATAGCCAAAACCCTGTTTTAATAATTCTTCCGTCGTCATTTTAATTAACAATTAAGAAGGAAATGTTCAGGCGATCGCCGCTCTGGTGAAACTTCTGGAGCAGACTGAGGATAAAAATACCCGCTAGAAACCCATCTTCTTGGCACGTTACCGAAACCGTTAATCTTCCGGTAACTGATACTGATCCACAATTTTCTTCGCAAACTCTGGCACGTGCTGCTCTAGTTTTTCCGGATAGTTACGCTTCGTATACAGATAGTTGCGGGTAAAGTGGGAATCAATGGAAAAGCGGGCGTATTCTAACCCTTTGGGGCCGATTTTTTCGATCACTACCCCCATTAATTTGGCTGCCCACATGGGAAGAGTAACCCCTTGATCGTAGGCTGGAATACTCTGTTGTACGGCTTGACGGCGATCGCCTTTCGACATCACCGGCTGAGTTTCCAGTTGCTCCATGGCCAAATCCAGCATTTCCTTACCCGTATCATTGCGAACCACAATCCATTGCCACCCGAAGGGCGCACCCATATAGCCGACGACCAAATCAGCCAGGGAGTTCACATAGTCAAAGCAAGTCATACACGACGGTGCAAACACATCCTTCAGTTGATTCGTCTTCAGTCCGAAAAAGGGCACGGTTTCCGTCGAGCCATCCTCATGTTTGAAATGTACCCGGAAATCCTGCATAAACTCATAATGAACTACAGTTTCCGGCGATCGGCTGGTGGTTTCCAAGAACTTTTGCAACCCCGCGCGAGTCACATTATCCACACAAGGCGTTCCCAACACATAGAGCTTCTCTAACCCCAATTCCTTCTCAACCGCTCGCAGGGCTTGAATTTGACAGCCTACCCCGATCGCCAACAAGCGCTTCATCCCCGATTGTTCCACCTGCTCCAAAATCGACAAATTCGGGGAAAGGGTCGGCTTATTCACCCGTGCCGCCAGAATTTCCTCTGGAGTGCGGGCAATTACCGGCATAGGTTGAAATCGATCCTCCGGGGTGTTTTGCACGCACACCACCCCTTCTACCTTGCCCTGAGTCAACATTTCAATGGCGATCGTACTCACAATTCCTGTCCATTGCGCCCCCTCGATGGGTTCTACCTTCCGCGCAGCCATCATTTCCTGATGAACGCCAAAATAGAGTTCATTTTCATTCTCCAGATCCCGCGCTCTGCCATGACTTTCCGTTTCCAGTCCAGGAATCTGTTGATTAATAAACGCGCAGGCTTCCTTAACGTAGTGAATATAGTAAGTATCGCACAGCCCACATTCACTACAGAGTTCTTTCGCCGGAGGCACACTACCGGGTTTCAGGGCTTTGGCTTTATGGTGCTTAGGAGCAGTAGAAGTCATGAGGGCAATACAGAATCACAAGAGGACAACTTCTTATTACCATACCGCGTTAAGGAGTCATGAGTAATCCCCAACTCTTATTCCCCATTACCAGCCCGTAACGCTCCAATTTTAGATTGGAAAAACTCCTCTAAGGACTGACGAGCTAACTTTAACTCCAGCAGTTCAGCATCCATTAAGCGCAAACTGGCGATAAAATCATAGGGATTCCCTTGGACTTCACCCACCCAACAGCCGCGATCGAACGAGAGATGGGGAATCCAGCGCTTAATCACCTCTAGAGTGCCTCCTTTCCCTCGCGCTTGGTAAGATTGCACTTGTCCTAATAATTCATCTAAAGAACCACAACAAATTAACTCCCCTTGGGATAGAATCGCGATGCGATCGCACACTTGTTCGACATCCGAGAGGATATGGGAATTAAAGAACAGGGTTTTTCCGGCCTGCTTCAGAGATAATATAATCTCGCGGATCTGATAGCGCCCAATGGGATCTAAGCCGGACATAGGTTCATCAAGAAAGACCACTTCTGGATCGTTAATTAAGGCTTGGGCAAAGCCAATGCGCTGTTTCATCCCCTTGGAATATTGGCGCAGTTGTTTGGTTTTGGCCGTTTTGACATCTAATCCCACCTGCTCTAAGAGTTCGGGGATACGGGTACGAGAAACGGTGGCAGGAATTTGGAATAAACCGGCGGTAAAGAGCAAAAATTCCCAACCGGTGAGATAATCGTAATAATAGGCATTTTCCGGCAAATAGCCAATCCGTTGCTTAATGTGGCGATCGCCCAAGGGACGACCCAACAAAACCCCCCGTCCAGAAGTCGGGCGCACAATTCCCAGTAAGGTCTTCAGCAGTGTGGTTTTCCCTGCCCCATTGGGCCCAAGTAAGCCAAAGGTTTCTCCAGGATACACCTTCACAGAGCAAGATTTGAGCGATTCTATCTTCTGGTTTAACCAAAACCCCGTCCGGTAAACCTTACTCAAATCCCAAGTTTCAATTACACAAGCAGTGTCTTCGGTCATAGATCACTTCACTAGGCACAATCGAGGTTTTTTGTCAGTATAGCAAGTTGCTGGGTGTGTATTGACACCCACCGGTAGGGGCAAAGGGCCCTTCGCCCCTACATACAACGTTTGCTTGACTCCTCCCCGGTCTAAAGACACGGGGATTCCTAATCATCACTAATCAGGGTTTCTGTTTCATCGCACCAGCCTTCCGAGATTTACTCTCTTCAGGTCTTACAGTCGCTCCACAGACTGAAACCG
This genomic interval from Roseofilum capinflatum BLCC-M114 contains the following:
- the hflX gene encoding GTPase HflX; protein product: MQLLREREPIDTIYGNIQGLKPSQLKQLQRLYHQRLPGDRLTTSEFAQRVAAISSDINQPVCSYINRRGQVIRVGVGSPHQTQIPPLELPRYGMERLSGIRCIATQLKQSPPNKSTLTAMALQRLDALAVLTLSGGGSYRRGKGATGYVKSAYLAHLIADPELNWILSPPVTLEQLTDSDFLDLVEELENEFRKEAVAQDVDSQQDRVLLVGLHVDQLSPERFSEGLEELARLVETAGGMVLETIQQKRSQPHPQTVVGKGKVSDIALTAQTLGATLVVFDRDLSPAQIRNLETQIGIRVLDRTEVILDIFAQRAQSRAGKLQVELAQLEYMLPRLTGRGQMMSRLGGGIGTRGPGETKLETERRVISRRLSRLQREVNQLQAHRGRLRHQRQHREIPAIAIVGYTNAGKSTLLNTLTNAEVYTADQLFATLDATTRRLVVPHAVSGDPQTILMTDTVGFIHELPPPLVDAFRATLEEVTEADALLHLVDLSHPAWEQQVESVTTLLSDLAIEPCPSLMVFNKIDRVDGDTLALAQEYYPQALFVSASARLGLETLRHKLGQLVHYAAHQS
- a CDS encoding AMIN domain-containing protein, with amino-acid sequence MKMTVNGLGWLGAIALSFLACPSLAGELRQWQYDPLKTELELTLAGEISPRYFVFENPLRVIIELPNTEIQVPIEKNSYSGAVQQISLERSNANQTQLILYLSPGVRLAPESVAIESYPTSAGLYKMAIRPLMTQDPSTSVLNLPPGRFEPPANQPLVSVPDLFPRSQPPATQTEEPTPGASAASLVTQPASVETTPDLVGMRRRSPSPTPAPTSDLPPIGSTVIPVIEFGQDFPSSNSRRRIAENTNSVLPGGIRLKLRYPGQESLYLSSSMPLQEVLIVHEAITDRQGSLLIPVGTPVIGQFQTQGQQSRFQATALVLGSEGAFPIQGQSDRLTSPIVEPGQVIEVRLGR
- a CDS encoding PAS domain-containing sensor histidine kinase, coding for MYLYEHDATTTTHIGRMNFSEGLSSCSTPNVHKRLVKRTQQLAQANLELADEVAKRRQVEENYRSMFENAMEGMFQSTPEGELISANPALAEIYGYSSVEALKCEGIQVTAFYVDKDRRQEFVEQLTKQGRVRGFESQIRRLDGQVIWISETAREVRDAAGVLLYYEGMVQDITDRKQAELTIKESESSYRQQSEALQQALDQVQLAQSQLVQQEKMSALGQLVAGVAHEINNPVSFVCGNLTHAIAYTQDLLELVELYQTHYPEPVAEIKEAEEDLDVEFLVEDLPQVLTSMEVGANRIKQLVRSLRHFSRADDQTLQPVDLHEGLDSTLMILHNRLKAKGNQPEIVIDKKYGEIPQVVGYGGQLNQVFMNLLSNAIDAIEEKLEQGGYATENPQIEITTSLSSGDRVEVRIADNGTGMTPEIQEQVFNTYFTTKPLGKGTGLGLSLSQQIINERHSGQLRCDSQPGEGTTFIIELAVQ
- a CDS encoding sulfite oxidase-like oxidoreductase translates to MAIGKFFHKPDPDVSDRTPPGQYLSKGFPVLTYGETPEVTAKTWELKVWGLVKEVTFTFSDLMALPQKDFTKDFHCVTRWSKLDVKWRGIRVVDFMQQIDLDPTATHVMQHAYGGYTTNLTLEDFLNQDNFFAHTLFGEPLPADHGGPVRLVVPHLYAWKSTKWIHGLEFLDHEELGFWERNGYHRRGEPWAQERYNG
- the rpmF gene encoding 50S ribosomal protein L32 produces the protein MAVPKKKTSKTKRNQRRAVWKRKAALEAQKAMSLGKSILTGRSNFVYPSDEDEEEE
- a CDS encoding DNA phosphorothioation-associated protein 4, producing MAGYRIRLAKDKGELVKRLVESDEDNAPFETYADVVMFAASLGYQRNQAIPLNDTIAKEPAPIAWEIFRSRGYDRTIRLLAIAKTEDVSVLSLSSPEAIARQIQIVEEYANGGLQILEDELRGIVDITHHLPLMLHKQRHPQESPSEFDLRQFL
- the psb28 gene encoding photosystem II reaction center protein Psb28, which encodes MAEIQLTKGITEKDVPEVRLTRSKDKSSGTATFIFSDPTVFKEGNTDEVTGLHLIDEEGELVSREVTAKFIDGKPTTVEAFLLMQGEAEWDRFMRFMERYAQENGLGFQKA
- a CDS encoding potassium channel family protein, which encodes MSTLSPTPPEANAPELNGDRFLICGLGRLGQECVIALKNFGVVVSGIEKIPPAEWELPKIPELLDTLIVGDCRQLHILEQAQIQTCRTVLIVTRDEEVNAQTALAVRQLNPSVRIVVRSAAHNLNQLLSEQLGNFFAAEPTQMIASAFGLAGLGAQTLGFFELEGQNLQVIAHRLEEGHRWCNTRSLQDLNTSKRRVLFYFPRPGLAPVFYQWNPKKIVKPGDTVVYVEVVEKFSLTDHRPDPKFRRHGSEAERPQTIGSRFSYLVQKQLFNLNFWQLQGQKFKTIFLISGVRKVAIINGIIVAFLLILGTVLFRFYYPNTTWLYAFYATGILLLGDYGELFGELEPVAKIPPGLQLFAFTLTLVGTAFVGVLYALLTEAILSSKFELLRRRPPIPKTDHLILVGLDHLGQQVASFLENLEQAIVAIPFNPHFDQSLFPHIPLVVGNLTESLTQANVMTAKSVIITTDNEMLNLEIALMARRLNPNTHLVIGTYGQGLSRYLSHLLTNVQILGTYEVAAEAFAGAAFGENIISLFRYHQTILVTEYQIEPIDTLHGLLISEVAYGYGVVVVLHQTSTETATLMPSDDLLLTVGDRIVVLSAIEGLKRIEQGTIASPTFQVRINSALSMDSAFDGANVIARIAGYRLSSARELMNHLPHILPKRLYLHQAERLVRELKRSRVKAELIRP